Proteins encoded within one genomic window of Pedobacter africanus:
- a CDS encoding SusC/RagA family TonB-linked outer membrane protein: MKLTTLMLFVTLMQASAVGYGQKISLSEHNVPIEKVFKAIEKQTGYVFLYDNNIYRQRVSIHVKNAGIEEVLNTHFKSLPLTFSIVNGNNIVVKQAPQSLADKVLNLFNQKNPVKGKITDEGGRPIPGVTILNQTTGKGTISEGSGAYSIEADKGDLLVFSYIGYQQKRVAVADQTTINISLEPETSSLDQVVVVGYGNTKKKDLTGSVAVVNAADIKDAPFATVDNALAGRASGVQVTKADGSPGGAVRIRIRGSSSLLGGNDPLYIIDGVPVQITNNFVNPGFDVGSPVGNEINGMGSMNAGLSTAFTNGLNSLGGLNVEDIESISILKDASSTAIYGSKAANGVVMITTKRGKKDMKPQISANYYSTLTTPKLPKLLNAEQYRMLLTESAQNLFDAAEAAGDDYIPENVEQILNNPKDFFGKANTNWLKEVTRNTVSHNADLSVQGGGAASKYFSSISFNQTPGVLKSTNYERVAGKLNIENEIGSKFRFITNLNLGYTNQNIGDGAYGQALRARPDLAPYDENGMPVSFAGRAGEDYMGYENPVGLLQATNNAKTFSMLGSLSAIYDITKALEFKSTVSLNMQTYNQRNYMPSFILTGNYFGSTSGNSGIGSNSNSRMSNWFLENTLTYNKTIADIHDINVLAGTSYETRKNSFFSATASGYPNDHSLNNLSSAITPLFTRGDEPGGPQSYLLSFYLRANYTLLDKYLFTFTGRTDGSSKFGTNNKFGYFPSAALGWRISKENFLKDVKWIEDIKLRGSYGLTGSQNIGDQMYRTLYTPKAYAGANALTPTQLGNENIKWESTKSVDLGLDISLFDNRLQLTADYYDKRTNGALLNLPIAPSTSYYTLLANTADLKNRGFEFSIQGDIIKHKDFRWNASLNLTWNKTIVTRLDPTASLRQIGNMTGLEWQNTLMREGMPLGMMLGYTFVGIIKTQQQLDAYKKEIGPLQPILYPYLGIGDPMYQLDYEYFKSRNSAFADQRTIMAHAAPKYYGGMSQAFSYKNLDLQLFFTFSQGGRLLWGDHVSSRQFSGAANANVIMLNRYHAGNTSTDRERLVLEGTMPMPSSIDVFSSSYIKLRTMNLNYRFNKAKWMQRAGLNNTSVFMSATNLFTLTKYPGNDPETTNDTYSVGGGYFDVSNYPVVRTFSLGLKLGF; this comes from the coding sequence ATGAAGCTTACCACCTTGATGTTATTTGTAACATTAATGCAGGCAAGTGCTGTAGGATACGGCCAAAAGATATCTTTATCGGAGCACAACGTGCCGATAGAAAAGGTCTTTAAAGCAATTGAGAAACAAACGGGCTATGTGTTTCTGTACGACAACAATATTTACAGGCAACGCGTAAGCATCCATGTAAAAAATGCCGGTATAGAAGAAGTGCTGAACACGCATTTCAAATCACTTCCCTTAACGTTCAGCATTGTTAACGGCAATAACATTGTTGTAAAACAAGCGCCTCAATCGCTCGCGGACAAGGTATTGAACCTGTTTAACCAAAAGAACCCCGTTAAGGGCAAAATTACCGATGAGGGGGGACGTCCGATACCGGGTGTCACCATCTTAAACCAAACGACCGGAAAGGGCACCATCTCTGAGGGGTCTGGTGCTTACAGCATTGAAGCCGATAAGGGCGACTTGCTGGTGTTCAGCTATATTGGCTATCAGCAAAAGAGGGTCGCTGTTGCCGATCAAACAACCATCAACATTTCCCTGGAGCCCGAGACTTCGAGCCTGGACCAGGTGGTGGTAGTGGGATATGGCAATACTAAAAAGAAAGACCTTACCGGTTCTGTGGCTGTAGTAAATGCGGCAGATATCAAAGACGCACCTTTTGCTACGGTAGACAATGCACTGGCCGGCAGGGCCAGCGGCGTGCAGGTAACCAAGGCCGATGGTTCTCCGGGTGGCGCCGTGCGCATCAGGATCAGGGGATCCAGCTCCTTACTGGGCGGAAACGATCCCCTATATATCATCGATGGTGTACCGGTGCAGATAACCAATAACTTCGTTAACCCGGGATTTGATGTAGGCAGCCCGGTCGGCAATGAAATTAACGGAATGGGGAGCATGAACGCTGGTTTATCTACTGCCTTTACCAATGGTCTGAATAGTCTTGGTGGCCTGAATGTAGAGGACATCGAATCCATCAGTATCCTCAAAGATGCTTCTTCCACTGCAATTTACGGCTCAAAGGCTGCAAATGGGGTAGTCATGATTACCACAAAAAGGGGTAAGAAGGACATGAAACCGCAAATCTCTGCAAATTATTATTCCACCTTAACCACACCCAAACTGCCCAAATTGTTAAATGCAGAGCAGTACAGGATGTTGCTTACCGAATCGGCACAGAATTTATTTGATGCTGCCGAGGCGGCAGGCGATGATTATATCCCGGAAAATGTAGAACAGATACTGAATAATCCCAAGGACTTTTTCGGCAAGGCCAACACCAACTGGCTGAAAGAAGTAACGCGCAATACAGTGTCGCACAATGCTGATCTTTCTGTACAGGGAGGTGGTGCTGCATCCAAATATTTCAGCTCCATTTCCTTTAACCAGACACCTGGCGTGCTAAAGTCTACCAACTATGAACGTGTAGCGGGCAAGCTGAACATTGAGAACGAGATTGGCAGCAAATTCCGGTTCATCACCAATTTAAACCTGGGTTATACCAATCAGAACATTGGCGATGGAGCTTACGGACAGGCATTAAGGGCAAGGCCCGATCTTGCACCGTACGATGAAAACGGCATGCCGGTTTCTTTCGCAGGACGAGCGGGCGAAGATTACATGGGTTATGAAAACCCTGTTGGCCTGTTGCAGGCCACTAACAATGCCAAAACATTCAGTATGCTGGGCTCATTGTCTGCAATATACGACATCACTAAAGCACTGGAGTTTAAGAGCACGGTTTCTCTGAACATGCAAACCTATAACCAGCGCAATTACATGCCCAGCTTTATCCTTACCGGAAATTATTTTGGCAGCACTTCTGGAAATTCCGGTATTGGCAGTAATTCCAACAGCAGGATGAGCAACTGGTTCCTGGAAAACACACTTACCTATAATAAAACCATAGCCGACATTCACGACATCAACGTGTTGGCCGGTACATCTTATGAAACCAGGAAGAACAGCTTTTTCAGTGCCACGGCTTCGGGATATCCAAATGATCATTCCTTAAATAACCTTTCCTCTGCCATAACACCCTTGTTTACGCGTGGCGATGAACCAGGCGGGCCGCAGAGTTATTTGTTGTCCTTCTATTTGCGTGCAAATTATACTTTATTGGACAAATACCTGTTCACTTTTACCGGGCGGACAGACGGTTCCTCCAAGTTTGGTACCAACAATAAATTTGGCTATTTCCCTTCGGCGGCTTTGGGCTGGAGGATCTCCAAAGAGAACTTCCTGAAAGATGTGAAATGGATAGAAGACATTAAGCTGAGGGGAAGTTACGGACTTACCGGAAGCCAGAATATTGGCGACCAGATGTACCGTACACTGTATACACCTAAGGCCTACGCCGGTGCCAATGCACTAACGCCAACTCAACTTGGTAATGAGAACATCAAGTGGGAGAGCACTAAATCTGTCGATCTGGGATTGGATATTTCCTTGTTTGACAACAGGTTGCAGCTTACAGCCGATTATTACGATAAACGCACCAATGGCGCCCTGCTTAACCTGCCGATTGCACCAAGTACCTCATATTATACATTGCTCGCCAATACGGCCGATTTGAAAAACAGAGGTTTTGAGTTTAGCATACAGGGTGATATTATAAAGCACAAAGATTTCAGATGGAATGCTTCCTTAAACCTGACCTGGAACAAAACTATTGTGACCAGGCTGGATCCGACAGCCAGTTTGCGTCAGATTGGAAATATGACTGGTCTGGAATGGCAGAACACCCTGATGAGGGAAGGGATGCCGTTGGGAATGATGCTGGGCTATACCTTTGTAGGCATCATTAAAACCCAGCAACAGCTGGATGCCTATAAAAAAGAGATCGGCCCCCTGCAGCCTATCCTATATCCTTATCTGGGCATTGGCGACCCGATGTACCAGCTGGATTACGAGTATTTTAAATCGCGCAATTCCGCCTTTGCCGATCAAAGGACGATCATGGCGCATGCGGCACCTAAGTATTATGGGGGAATGAGCCAGGCTTTCAGCTATAAAAACCTGGACCTGCAATTGTTCTTTACCTTTTCGCAGGGAGGCAGGTTGCTATGGGGCGATCATGTGAGCAGTCGCCAGTTCTCGGGTGCGGCCAATGCCAATGTGATTATGCTTAACCGCTATCATGCCGGCAATACCAGTACCGACCGCGAGCGCCTGGTGCTGGAGGGAACCATGCCGATGCCTTCCAGCATCGATGTGTTCAGTTCTTCGTACATTAAATTAAGGACCATGAACCTGAATTACAGGTTTAACAAAGCAAAATGGATGCAGCGCGCCGGACTGAACAATACCTCGGTCTTTATGTCGGCCACTAATCTGTTTACCCTTACAAAATATCCCGGAAATGATCCTGAAACTACCAATGATACCTATAGTGTGGGTGGTGGTTATTTTGACGTGAGCAATTACCCGGTAGTGCGCACATTTTCATTAGGACTTAAACTTGGATTTTAA